The Coregonus clupeaformis isolate EN_2021a chromosome 20, ASM2061545v1, whole genome shotgun sequence genome contains a region encoding:
- the LOC121532847 gene encoding interferon-induced protein with tetratricopeptide repeats 5-like: MNPAQTALKTKLEKLECHFTWGLEVSRYQLLILRDHLEDIGSDQSFPWLGQMYNLWAYIHHTLGSTDAAMQCLSKAEEAFYLNSPSDKMGPGLLVHYGNLAWVHYHLDNQAESQRCVTKVEGLLRDYPSPSQEELHPEVCAEKAWTLMKFDQDKRQKAIDYFQMAIRMEPERKEWQSSHALALDSVYPFHPDNQQKESEVLKELRLAKEHDPDNLYVASIYLLRLGRTSQVRSEEARQLAQHILKKPVSCYSGLRPLLQFYRTYLSHNEAIDLAAEALERHPNVRYLKKHLANSYKWKIYSKEDSLRRKSMYDRAISLYIDVISLYPETSLKVKLELASIYAESDIDRRELAKQIYEELLASEQDPHNLQLLYFHYARYLNFHIQDRNASIDFHMKAAEIPNPNKYGKKSIDILRRIGQRGRNRRCAEICEFLENLSSHRMNNSKEEN, from the exons ATGAA CCCTGCTCAGACAGCCCTGAAGACTAAACTGGAGAAGCTGGAGTGTCACTTCACCTGGGGACTGGAAGTCAGCAGGTACCAGCTGCTCATTCTCAGAGATCACCTGGAGGACATTGGCAGTGACCAGAGCTTTCCATGGCTGGGTCAGATGTACAACTTGTGGGCTTACATACACCACACCCTGGGCTCCACTGATGCAGCCATGCAGTGCCTCAGTAAGGCAGAGGAGGCCTTTTACCTAAACAGTCCTTCAGACAAGATGGGTCCTGGGCTGCTGGTCCACTATGGGAACCTAGCCTGGGTACACTATCACCTGGATAACCAGGCGGAGAGCCAGCGGTGCGTGACAAAGGTTGAGGGACTGCTACGAGATTACCCCTCGCCTTCCCAGGAAGAACTGCACCCCGAGGTGTGTGCTGAAAAAGCCTGGACCCTCATGAAGTTTGACCAGGACAAAAGACAGAAAGCGATAGATTACTTTCAAATGGCTATTAGGATGGAACCTGAGAGAAAGGAGTGGCAATCAAGCCATGCCTTGGCCCTAGACTCAGTTTATCCTTTTCATCCAGACAACCAACAGAAGGAGTCTGAGGTTCTAAAGGAGCTGAGACTTGCCAAGGAACACGATCCAGACAACTTGTATGTAGCAAGTATCTACCTGTTAAGACTTGGCAGGACGAGCCAGGTCAGAAGTGAGGAAGCGCGACAGCTAGCGCAGCACATTTTAAAGAAACCTGTCAGCTGCTACAGTGGTCTTAGACCCTTACTTCAGTTTTACAGGACATATTTATCACACAATGAAGCTATTGACCTAGCAGCCGAGGCTCTGGAAAGACATCCAAATGTTCGCTACCTGAAAAAACATCTAGCGAATTCCTACAAATGGAAAATCTACTCAAAGGAGGACAGTCTGAGGAGGAAGAGCATGTACGACAGAGCCATCAGTCTCTATATAGATGTGATCTCACTCTATCCAGAGACATCACTAAAGGTCAAACTGGAGCTTGCAAGCATCTACGCAGAATCAGACATTGACAGGAGGGAACTAGCCAAGCAGATCTATGAAGAATTACTCGCCAGCGAGCAGGATCCACACAACTTACAGTTACTCTACTTCCATTACGCTAGATACCTGAATTTCCACATCCAGGATCGCAATGCATCAATTGATTTTCACATGAAGGCAGCAGAAATACCAAATCCTAACAAATACGGTAAAAAGAGTATCGACATCTTGAGGAGGATTGGACAACGGGGAAGAAATCGAAGATGTGCAGAAATCTGTGAATTTCTCGAAAACCTTTCTTCTCACAGAATGAATAACAGCAAGGAGGAGAATTAA